A genomic window from Vanessa cardui chromosome Z, ilVanCard2.1, whole genome shotgun sequence includes:
- the LOC124543449 gene encoding uncharacterized protein LOC124543449 translates to MTDNMDKIAKVPLARPGFDAFDMSAPLLVQMNSEGKWENCKPDNLDEERLKAVVQHLVNSKSISAAQSYCTQCAAENQKVSGKSNYVPVIMMPIYSADECPFDMKCEIEKIKDSGKKPTKKAVTKEQEKQTESTKDKKKIKKRTFVLQRLTDFDLLSQW, encoded by the exons tccTTTAGCTAGACCTGGATTTGATGCTTTTGATATGTCAGCGCCATTATTAGTACAAATGAATTCAGAGGGTAAATGGGAAAATTGTAAACCAGATAATTTGGATGAAGAAAGGCTAAAAGCAGTAGTCCAACATTTAGTAAATTCTAAATCAATATCTGCCGCTCAAAGTTATTGCACTCAGTGTGCAGCTGAAAATcag AAAGTAAGTGGGAAGTCTAACTATGTACCAGTAATCATGATGCCTATATATTCCGCTGATGAATGTCCATTCGATATGAAATGtgaaatagaaaaaattaaagactCTGGTAAAAAGCCAACTAAGAAAGCTGTAACTAAAGAACAAGAAAAACAAACAGAAAGTACCaaagataaaaagaaaataaaaaaacgaactTTTGTTTTACAACGTCTTACTGATTTTGATTTACTTTCTCAatggtaa